A stretch of the Cyprinus carpio isolate SPL01 chromosome B4, ASM1834038v1, whole genome shotgun sequence genome encodes the following:
- the LOC122137183 gene encoding NACHT, LRR and PYD domains-containing protein 3-like, with product MMASVKKLLVDSLKELVEAELKEFQWHLKNAYHKCISKSEKEKADIFDTVEKMVACFGPEEAVKIMVDILRKMNQNDLAKQLENEHKKAQAEGNMKTSVPVGELQKFLATHKTNMKKKANYIFVGNQENYTDLKTVYTELLITEGEMKDVNQEHEILKIDDAFKNRKTQDKPIKCNDIFTELRKNNEKKIVLTKGVAGIGKTVSVHKFILDWAEGEANQDIDCVFLLPFREINIIKDKEVKLHEFLQVFYPEIKELENSTLYVKCKLAFIFDGLDESRLPLNFKSETLDTVEERASIDVLFTSMVKGTLLPSALVWVTSQPAAANQIPPQYVGLFTELRGFTDQQKEEYFRKRITDETQASRIISHIKTSHSLYIMCHIPVFCWITATVLQDILIKKNAENISTTLTEMYIHFLLIQMDIKNQKYDKKEKSQRTKLLRSNKKMILKLAKLAFKQLKKENILFYEKDLKECGIDASKDTEFTGMIAEIFKKEDGVYKTKVFRFVHLSVQEFLAAVHVFICYLKKNMQELQFFFEDSQKTARPKLQIFLRNVTFNDLTKRATDKAMQSKRGHLDLFLRFLMGISLESSQNLLKGLITHTEDTTDSIRQTTEYIKQVQDKNDISDETSVNLFYCLLELKDNSLYEEIQSYLSSNEHPGRDLSSSMCTVLTYILLISEKVLDEFNPKRLTSSSSNYTRLIQAVRCCRKALFDSCGLDETCCETVSSALQSSNSHLTDLDLSCNHLRDSGVKLLSDGLKSPHCRLNILRFDIHIH from the exons ATGATGGCGTCTGTTAAAAAGTTGCTCGTGGACTCACTGAAGGAGCTGGTAGAAGCTGAACTGAAGGAGTTTCAGTGGCACTTAAAGAATGCATATCATAAGTGTATATCAAAGTCTGAAAAGGAAAAGGCAGATATATTTGACACAGTAGAAAAGATGGTGGCATGTTTTGGACCAGAAGAAGCTGTGAAGATCATGGTAGACATCCTGAGGAAGATGAACCAGAATGATTTGGCTAAACAGTTGGAGAATGAACACAAGAAAG ctCAGGCTGAGGGCAATATGAAGACATCTGTCCCTGTTGGAG AGCTGCAAAAATTCTTGGcaactcacaaaacaaacatgaagaaGAAAGCAAATTATATCTTTGTTGGCAACCAAGAAAATTACACAGATCTCAAGACTGTGTACACAGAATTGTTAATCACAGAGGGAGAGATGAAAGATGTCAATCAGGAACATGAGATTCTGAAGATTGATGATGCTTTTAAGAACAGAAAAACACAGGACAAACCAATCAAATGCAATGATATATTTACTGAACTGAggaaaaacaatgagaaaaagATTGTGCTGACCaagggagtcgctggcattggaaaaactgtctctgtgcacaagttcatcctggactgggcaGAAGGAGAAGCCAATCAGGATATAGACTGTGTGTTCCTGCTTCCATTCAGAGAGatcaacattattaaagacaaagAGGTCAAGCTCCATGAGTTCCTACAGGTATTTTATCCTGAAATAAAGGAACTGGAAAATTCTACGTTATATGTCAAATGTAAACTAGCATTTATATTTGATGGACTTGATGAGAGTCGACTGCCATTGAACTTTAAAAGTGAAACACTGGACACAGTTGAGGAAAGAGCATCTATAGATGTGCTGTTTACAAGTATGGTCAAAGGTACTCTGCTTCCATCTGCTCTTGTGTGGGTGACATCAcaaccagcagcagccaatcagattcctCCTCAGTATGTAGGTTTGTTCACAGAGTTGCGAGGATTCACTGACCAACAGaaggaggagtacttcagaaagaGAATCACAGATGAGACTCAAGCCTCCAGAATCATCTCACATATTAAGACGTCTCATAGTCTGTACATCATGTGCCATATTCCTGTGTTCTGCTGGATCACGGCCACAGTACTTCAGGATATTCTCATCAAGAAAAATGCAGAGAACATCAGCACAAcactgactgaaatgtacattcaCTTCCTGCTGATACAGATGGACATAAAGAATCAGAAgtatgataaaaaagaaaaaagtcaacgTACAAAGCTCTTgcgttcaaataaaaaaatgatcctAAAATTAGCCAAACTAGCATTTAAACAGCTAAAGAaggaaaacattttgttttatgagAAAGATCTGAAAGAATGTGGTATTGATGCGAGCAAAGACACTGAGTTCACAGGAATGATTGCTGAGATCTTTAAGAAGGAAGATGGAGTTTATAAGACAAAGGTCTTCCGCTTTGTGCATCTGAGTGTTCAAGAGTTTCTCGCTGCAGTGCATGTGTTTATCTGCTACCTGAAGAAGAACATGCAGgagcttcagtttttttttgaagattcaCAAAAAACAGCCAGACCAAAGCTTCAGATTTTCTTaagaaatgtcacatttaatgacTTAACAAAGAGAGCCACTGATAAAGCAATGCAGAGTAAGAGAGGACATCTGGACCTGTTCCTTCGGTTTCTGATGGGAATTTCACTGGAATCCAGTCAGAACCTGCTCAAAGGCCTGATCACACACACTGAAGACACCACAGACAGCATCAGACAAACAACTGAATACATTAAACAAGTACAAGACAAGAATGATATCTCAGATGAAACATCAGTCAACCTATTCTACTGCTTACTTGAGCTGAAAGATAATTCATTATATGAAGAAATCCAGAGTTACCTCAGTTCAAATGAACATCCTGGACGAGACCTCTCATCTTCAATGTGCACAGTGTTGACCTACATACTGCTGATCTCAGAAAAGGTGCTGGATGAATTCAACCCGAAGAGGTTGACGTCGTCATCTTCAAACTACACAAGACTCATTCAAGCTGTGAGATGCTGCAGAAAAGCACT aTTTGACAGCTGTGGTCTTGATGAAACATGCTGTGAAACTGTGTCTTCTgctctacaatcatcaaactccCATCTGACAGACCTGGACCTGAGTTGCAATCATCTGagggattcaggagtgaagctgctttctgatggactgaagagtcctcACTGTCGACTGAACATACTGAGGTTTGACATTCACATTCACTGA